From a region of the Ovis aries strain OAR_USU_Benz2616 breed Rambouillet chromosome 10, ARS-UI_Ramb_v3.0, whole genome shotgun sequence genome:
- the C10H13orf46 gene encoding uncharacterized protein C13orf46 homolog isoform X1, producing the protein MPRPEHRGTRAHAPPRKLHSPGSATPVIHESLISLHRNHLCLWRLTWETVLRRWSRASRKKRSGPRRTWGMCRRTSPGPAGCAASRTPPERSCQGGVRTQTAVLRHRRSLLQRRHDRSNRMLRPWEAMRPSSKHAIKSERKGLHLSRAPPLLATDLVPENVHQGRQAAQGLISQVTGSHLPSRVTGSCSTSLSPRPPGAWPQPQLPPGH; encoded by the exons ATGCCCAGACCTGAGCACCGCGGGACTCGAGCCCACGCCCCTCCCAGGAAGCTGCACTCCCCCGGCTCAGCCACGCCCGTCATCCACGAGTCTCTGATTTCCCTCCACAGAAACCATCTGTGTTTGTGGAGATTGACCTGGGAGACCGTGCTGAGGAG GTGGTCACGTGCATCACGAAAGAAGAGAAGCGGTCCCAGAAGGACATGGGGGATGTGTCGGAGGACGA GTCCAGGACCAGCTGGGTGTGCTGCATCCCGTACTCCACCAGAAAGAAG CTGCCAGGGAGGGGTGAGGACGCAGACAGCTGTCCTGAGACACCGGAGGAGCCTGCTTCAGAGGCGCCATGACCGCTCCAACAGGATGCTCCGCCCCTGGGAAGCGATGAGGCCATCTTCCAAACACGCAATAAAAAGTGAACGAAAGGGGTTGCACCTCTCCAGGGCCCCACCCCTTCTTGCCACAGACCTTGTCCCAGAAAATGTACATCAGGGAAGGCAGGCAGCTCAGGGCCTCATCTCCCAGGTCACGGGGTCACACCTCCCCTCCCGGGTCACGGGGTCATGCAGTACCTCACTTAGCCCCAGACCCCCAGGGGCCTGGCCCCAACCACAGCTGCCACCAGGGCACTGA
- the C10H13orf46 gene encoding uncharacterized protein C13orf46 homolog isoform X2 encodes MDKDGTATHRRHRPGPGAPPLGVGPAHLKAASEVQRSRSVGGLLQKGDPPSCIKRLCKEPESEDPGKDVRSEAEDASCQASLEDKQDGGQDACGQAPEDAKVEEASTRCEQPAGGEDGDECTPEDKEQEPESLKLDDLLEKEKPSVFVEIDLGDRAEEVVTCITKEEKRSQKDMGDVSEDESRTSWVCCIPYSTRKKVKQSGQPGEAAREG; translated from the exons CCGGCGCCCCTCCCTTGGGCGTGGGCCCTGCACACCTCAAGGCGGCCAGCGAGGTGCAGCGGAGCCGAAGTGTGGGCGGCCTGCTCCAGAAGGGGGACCCGCCAAGCTGCATCAAGAGGCTGTGCAAGGAGCCAG AGTCCGAAGACCCGGGGAAGGACGTCAGGAGCGAAGCAGAAGATGCCAGCTG CCAGGCCAGCCTGGAGGACAAGCAGGACGGGGGCCAGGATGCCTGTGGGCAGGCGCCGGAGGACGCGAAGGTGGAGGAGGCCAGCACCCGCTGTGAGCAGCCAGCTGGAGGGGAGGACGGGGACGAGTGCACCCCGGAGGACAAG GAACAGGAGCCTGAGTCCCTCAAGCTAGACGACCTTCTGGAGAAAGAG AAACCATCTGTGTTTGTGGAGATTGACCTGGGAGACCGTGCTGAGGAG GTGGTCACGTGCATCACGAAAGAAGAGAAGCGGTCCCAGAAGGACATGGGGGATGTGTCGGAGGACGA GTCCAGGACCAGCTGGGTGTGCTGCATCCCGTACTCCACCAGAAAGAAGGTGAAGCAGAGTGGGCAGCCTGGAGAAG CTGCCAGGGAGGGGTGA